CATGTTTGACGCCCGTGTGCCAGCCCTGTGGAGGAAGGTGTCCTGGGAGTCCAGCACCCTGGGATTCTGGTTCACCGAGCTGCTGGAGAGGAACGCACAGTTCTCATCATGGCTGTTCGACGGACGACCTAACACCTTCTGGATGACTGGCTTCTTCAACCCACAAGGTCTGGGAAACGTGTCAATGAattctttaaaaacaaaatcCTCTTTCAGTACGGTACCTAGATGTTCACAAAAGAAGTGAAATTAAAGTGATAAAGGAGAGCACTAGTTGATTATCCACAAAATGTAGCACAATGATTCAATATTAGGAAACTAGAATGTCTTGAGTCAAGACAAATCAGAAATTTCATATACTAAGTACATGCTTTTGATGTTCTTTTGGAATTTTGATTCCTGTGCGTCAACAGGCAGATTCTGTCCTTGAGCTACAAATCCTGACCCTGTTGCTGCCTGTTTTTAATCCACAGGTTTCCTGACTGCTATGAGACAGGAGGTGACCCGAGCCCACAAGGGCTGGGCCCTGGATGGCGTCACACTGCATAACGAGATCCTCAAGCAGATGAAGGAGGACATCACCTCCTCTCCTGCGGTGAGTGAAGAAAAAGCCCTGCTCGGGCTTTAAAATGGAATAGTCCTAAAATGTCTATTTGCCTGGTCTGCAAAATTACTTGCTACTGTATTGTGTTCAAATACAATATCCACCAAGGGTTTGACAATGTTAGTGTTAAAATACGTCgataaagattagacatccaggtgtaTTAGTAAAATAGGCTACATATAAAGCATATAAAGCTCTGTATAGGAAACCAAATCAGTGGCTCGCAGCTGCCAAGTTTTGAGTTTTTGCAACTAAACGACATCGTTTGAAGAAGGTGTTGGGCATCTGTCTTAAAGGACATAATTCTGAAAAGCTCCATGCTCATGTCTGTTTGTCCCGTGCTGATGTCAGTGGTTGGTATGTTCGCAGGAGGGTGTGTACATCTACGGGCTGTTCCTGGATGGAGCCAGTTGGGACCGTAAGAACTGCCGTCTGGCCGAGCCCCAACCTAAGGTGCTGTTCACCCTGCTCCCTGTGGTGCACATGTTTGCTGTCAACTCCACAGCTCCCAAGGTAAGGTTACAAACCTCAACTAAGGGTCCTGGGTTCAAGTCTTATCTGTATGGGTTCAAGTCTTATCTGTATAAAATAAGTATACATGATGGTCTCCAGTCAACATGAAAGCTCCCANNNNNNNNNNNNNNNNNNNNNNNNNNNNNNNNNNNNNNNNNNNNNNNNNNNNNNNNNNNNNNNNNNNNNNNNNNNNNNNNNNNNNNNNNNNNNNNNNNNNCATTGGGCACACAGGATCCCAACCTATACCAGTTTCCAACCTGTATGGTTTATCCTATGTAAACAAAGGTTATTGATCGATGGTACATGCGTTATGGTGCACACAGGACCCCAAGCTGTACCAGTGCCCGACCTACAAGAAGCCATGCCGCACAGACCTGACCTACATCACAGTCATCCTGATGAGGACAGTCCAGAGCCCGGACCACTGGATCCTCAGGGGAGTCGCTGCTCTGTGTGACATCAAATAAAGCAGCCGCCAGCAGTCTACCATTGCTTCTGTCATGAAATTCACTGGTTTTGGTCTGATTATACAAATTCCCCAAAATGTGTCATTTATCCACAAGTTCTCATGTTATTTCGTTGATGTTACATGATATTTTTAACCTCCCAATTCACAGTTCTACTTTGCACTGTTCAGTGAACTGGGTTCTGGGGATGGCCATCCTCTTGCAGTTTATACCATTGCAAAAATGCTGCTTTGTGCCAAATGTACATGTGATACCTAAGCcatatgaaatgttttcataAAAGTTCTAGTGCTGCAAATATGTTACCCATTTGTGACTACTGTGACAAAATTACTTTTCCAGAGAACATATCTACATACGTCTACATACATAAAAGATAGTTGAGATATTCACATGTTTCTAAAAATGGTTCACTATGTACAAGGGAACACTGCTTTGTACATGAATTACAAAACTGTGACTTTCCATTCTTCATCACATTGCAATAAAAAAAGCATTGTTTTAAAACCCAACAGAACAATGTTGATGGTCTGTATTCTGACTCAAAATTTAATGTTCCACTGGTAAAAAATACTAATATCTGTTTTTAGGTAAGACAAAATTCTGAAGTCAGTTCACTTTTAAGTTAAGACACCTTGATAAACTACATCAATGCTATGAAAAGAAGGCAAGCCACCTAGAAAACAAACTTACAATTCTTTTAGAGGTGGTACGGCCTTTGTAGCAGGTAGCAGATCTGTCCTGCTTCCAAGCCAAACTGGTCTGTAACCATTTAGCCTGAAAAACTCTTCACATGCTGGGCAGTCAGTACAATCTTAGTTCCAACCAtagctgtccttggtactgatatgTTACCCTTAAGTGTCCCCTTTTTGTTTGGGTGTACTATGATCATGAGTTGTTACTCCTCTCCATCCCCACCATGGTGTGGCCTGCCCCAGTACTGACCCACACTGGTGTGTAACCCTGGAATGCCTCCACAGCTTTGGGTACCAACACATCCTCTTCGCCTCCATCTCCACACATCCCATGTTCATTCCATCCCCAGCACACAACCTGGTCATCTGAGGAGGAAGCAAGGAGTCCTTTCAACATCTTTAACATACAAAgatgcaaaaacaaacatttcattacCTGTCCTTGGATGTGCAAGTTTACCTAGAACAAAGGGAATGCATCAGTGATTCCACAGTGCATTCAACACAAATTCAGGGTGCCTAACTCATCCAGTCACACTAAATAAGCAACGGCCTGTGTACGTCCACAAATTTGCAACCAGTAGGAAAAGTATCTTACCTATTATTGCCACATTATGCTCTGATCCACACTGCAGCTGTAGGGACAAAGTAGGAATTATAATTAGAGGAAGGAAGCTaataagtacagtcaaacctgtattagcggccacctttgcataacggccacctgcccatagtggccactttttgtcggtcccttggattcgtaatgattaagaaataggcttagcggccacctgtccaacgcggccacggccacacgatttccggtcccgcaggtacaaaaacactgccgattacggccacgcggaccgctgatctatgtttcggcacgcgttcggccatatacagctgccgtatcatcaccctacgccggatttaaaacctctttgatttattttcaaaacaaaacttcgtaaactggcgctacccatacccgccgacaagcgaggtcatataaggtcaatagacgacaccaatattacagaggtaaattgcgttaaagttacgttctaatacactatcgcttaggttaatttttatcacaaaaactttctaaatgaattgttacaaagacaaaatgatatgaacttcagactatggtggattttattcttacatttattaagagataagtctaaaatgacgagacttttcttgtgagtaccacattagcgaacctgacgtgtgaacgcgggagggaacacacggacggcgaagtatcaaaggatacaagacgaaagatcaaagaaatatgacgataccggtctcttcagacaatatcaactgtagaacatttaaaactttttatagcttttgttttcttaatacatatagtgtaaaatcattgcagtacatgtacagtactgtattatgtgaataaagatcagtgggtactaaaaccatgtgtaacttattgcttgtggtcaattaattagcatattctctatagtggccacctctctatagtggccaattttgaccagtcccttgagtggccgctatagacaggtttgactgtataagtgAGATATTTCTGCAGTCTGATTTACTTTGCAATATCAAAGACCCCTACAAACATGGTGCATCTGTTTCTGATCCCTGGCTACTGTAATGGCTTGTTTAAATTCCTGACTAGTCTGCTGCAAAGTTATCACCATGAAGTTCACCAGGACAGCAGGAATGGTACCCACTTGTTTCACTCCGTACAGTGAGGACAGCTCTGCAGGCTTTGAACAGCTGTGTGGCAGTGCTGTTCTGTCCCCAAATCTACCCAGCTGTCCGTAGTCAGCTCTTCCCCATGTCCAAACTCTCCTGTCCTCtgaaacaatatttttcttttgttttcaataactctTTCATGACAATGGACAATAGCAATGGGATGGGGTTCTCTTCATTACAATGTTTCACATTGATAAAAAGCCTTCGAATCTTTTAATCAACAATCATCATTCCACCAGGTAAATGATTTAGGATCATTACAGCAGAGATGATGTGAAATGCTGCTTTCAGTCGACCTGACAACAGAATTCCTGTTAGTTATTAGATACACATGGCATAATAGAAAAGAAAAGCCTACCTGTTATCACTGCAAGATGAGTCCATCCACTGTTGATTTGTACAACTTTCTTCCCATTGAATAGAGTTGAATCCAATCTGACAGGCAGTTGAACAATGTCCACAGAGCTTGTAGCAGAAGTTTTGTGAGGTACACATTTCAAAGTAGGGTCTGAAACAGTTTCCTGGGAAGTACCAGATTCAAGTTGATTGATGGATGAAGATGCTGCTGAGGTGGATTTAGTTGAATCTTGCATGTGATTGGTTGAAGCAGGTGATGATGTGTCATGACCTGTGTGATTGGATGTTTTGGCACTACTTTCATCATTGTTTCTGTTTGTCAGTTGGCCTTTGTCATTTCTTCCCCAGACATACAAGTCTCCAGAACCTGGAAAACAAAAAAGTTACAGAAAGATGCAAGATAAGTGTACCTGATTGTAAGCTTATGCTGATAGTTACACATTTGGGAGAGTATCAAGAATTCTGTGAAGCCTTCAAAGGTACTATTTGTATCTAGTATTTCTTATCAACTTACCAGTAAGAGCTATACTGTGGTAGGATCCTGCCTTGACAGCAACAATGGAGGACTCTGCAtcaagttgtactgtaagtggCAAACATGAGGCATTTATGAGCAAGCAGAATGTATTTAAAAGTTGGCTGAAAAACCCAAAGTCAACAAATATGCTACCATGACACTGCAAGTTCATGTACAAGACCCACTGCCATCTAAATGGTTCTGTGAATAAGATTACTATCACCATTTCATAATGCTACCTTTGCCAGGTTGTTTGGAGACTGTTGGCCTTCCTCCAATCGTCCCAGCTGACCTCTCTTTCCTGCACCCCATGTCCAGACTGAACCTGTATCTATAACACAAACAGCCAGACACTGTTTACCAAGTGTACTCACTAGGGACAGGAAACAATGTCGTTGATCTTTATCAGCAATTAAGATTAAGTGCCAAGAAGGAAGACCACCCAAGCAGCATACATTTTACTTGTGCAAGATACAGTTCACTTGTGTTTCATCATAATAAAtaaagtttttgtaacttaccATCCAGTGCCACTGCATGTCTCAGCCCAGCTGCAACACTTACTATTCTCACACCTTGTAAAGTCTGCCGGGACAACAAGCATAAGCATGTCTGcatacaaaattttgaaaactgTTGTTTTCAGATCAGTAACTCGGTGACCGCTCTCACCGGTAACATAGACATGTAACCCAGTAACTCCATCAATACAACATTCAGTATGCTTGAATTTCAAACAATGTCTACTCAACATGTGTGTGGAAGTGCACATCATGCTATTTATAGGACAAACATCTGCAACTACTACAACTAGGACAAACATCTGCAACTTCTTGGAATGTGTAATTTGGAGAACATTACCCTCAACCCATCTTACCTGTACAGGAGTTGGCGTTGAGGCGTGACCTTTCACCTCTGGAACACCAAGCTGACCAAAAGCATTGGAGCCCCAGGAGAACAGTTGTCTACCTTCTGTAAAATACATGGATTACATCTATTATTATCCACACCAAATGTTTAATGTTTGTTCATCGTCGTACATAAAAGACCTTGGCTTCAGTTTCCACTATGAGTCCGGCAATGGCCAGTCAATCCAAATCTGGCTCAAATTACCAATAAACCCACTAAAACATCCTGCCACCTCCTCAACAGCTTGTTGAGTGGAAAAGTCAGTGTAAGATGTGCTGGTTCCCACCTGTAACAGCAAGAGTGAAGTCCCATCCACATGATACAGTATCCATGGGTGCAGTCAGGGCGGTGACCTGGGTCAGGACTGACACGTCCTCCCTGTGTCCCAGCCCCAGCTGACCCTTCTGGTTCCACCCACACACAAACAACTTGCCTTCAGCTGAAAAAAAGTCAACATAGCATCTAATGAGTCCACACATGCAGTCTTTTGTCTCTGTTTTATTATTGCTGCTTTTCTGCCGGCGGATCCTTAGAAATCCCCTGGCAGTGCTTGCCGTATTGGCCCACCTTGTGACAGGACAGCGGTTCGCCACAACCGGAGCACTTCTTCACTCTTTTCGGGGTCCTCCCCATGATTAAGGTGGAAGGAGGAATGGAAGAACGGAGGAGACGGAGAAAGAAATGCAGAGACTCTGTGATGCAGCTTGAGATCTGATGGCGGGAGTGAGTGGGGATCCCACGTGTAGGTTAGACCCTGGGAGCGACTGcatccaattaacaactttgatccCCAGGGGGCCCAAAGATCCACTATTACCCGGTAAAGCTAGTTGGAAGCATTTGCCTTCACAGTGCAGTACTGTCCaattacacacagacagatttccATTATGTTTTGATAGCCAGGCAAACTACATACATGGTTCATCTAGGTGATCCCATAACTCTTACTTAGGATACATCAATGTGCTGGTTTAAAGATATCAAGGTTGCTGGTATAGAGGCATTTCATTGATGACGTGATAATCATGATTTGTATTGGCTGGCGACTGATGTTGGCAACTAATTGGATCAGCAGCAGCATGTACACTGAAATCTAACATGGTGCAAATAATGTCATATGCAAAGcctgtatatatattatatacacacAGACATTCACCAACAAGGTTGCGTTACCAGAGATAAAGACTGTGTGACCTCCGCCCCCTGTCACAGCCTTGACCCTGAAGTTGACCCCCTCCAGCTGCTGTGGGGAGTGGCGGTCGTCACGGTGACCCACGCCCAGTTGGCCATAGCTGTTGGCCCCCTATAGCAGGAAAAGGTTTCAGGAATATCGAATTACATTTTATGACCTACACACATTTGTAGAGTAGTAGAGTAGATTTCTTCGGCCAGGGAGGTTTCGTCTTGCTCCAGCCTAGGTCGTTTATTGAGTTTAttattgagtttattgtgataccctttagctcattTCTCATCTAATTGTCATTAGTGGGTGGTCCAACGCCTTACTACAAACACGTTTTGAAACC
The sequence above is drawn from the Branchiostoma floridae strain S238N-H82 chromosome 4, Bfl_VNyyK, whole genome shotgun sequence genome and encodes:
- the LOC118413279 gene encoding LOW QUALITY PROTEIN: secretion-regulating guanine nucleotide exchange factor-like (The sequence of the model RefSeq protein was modified relative to this genomic sequence to represent the inferred CDS: deleted 2 bases in 1 codon) → MEEQLIFSWGANSYGQLGVGHRDDRHSPQQLEGVNFRVKAVTGGGGHTVFISAEGKLFVCGWNQKGQLGLGHREDVSVLTQVTALTAPMDTVSCGWDFTLAVTEGRQLFSWGSNAFGQLGVPEVKGHASTPTPVQTLQGVRIVSVAAGLRHAVALDDTGSVWTWGAGKRGQLGRLEGPTVSKQPGKVQLDAESSIVAVKAGSYHSIALTGSGDLYVWGRNDKGQLTNRNNDESSAKTSNHTGHDTSSPASTNHMQDSTKSTSAASSSINQLESGTSQETVSDPTLKCVPHKTSATSSVDIVQLPVRLDSTLFNGKKVVQINSGWTHLAVITEDRRVWTWGRADYGQLGRFGDRTALPHSCSKPAELSSLYGVKQLQCGSEHNVAIIDDQVVCWGWNEHGMCGDGGEEDVLVPKAVEAFQGYTPVWVSTGAGHTMVGMERSNNS